A genomic segment from Stappia indica encodes:
- a CDS encoding DnaJ domain-containing protein has product MGFFLLGIGLLALLLTLAHYTTRANPSDLVRQMKTAGGIVLLVAAAAMLFFRRIDLAMLAGGFGLTLLGLRRARGFRPAGEGQNGESGATSTVRSAFLEMRLDHDSGAMAGEVLVGRFEGRTLDSLSREELSALYGELSGDPDSRALFEAYLDRREPGWRVDFEADAAAGHGSPPGTGAMTEQEAYEVLGLSPGAGEAEIRAAHRRLMKRVHPDQGGSGFLAAKLNEAKDLLLDRH; this is encoded by the coding sequence ATGGGATTTTTCCTGCTCGGCATCGGGCTTCTGGCCCTGCTGCTGACGCTTGCGCATTACACGACACGGGCCAATCCGTCCGATCTCGTCCGCCAGATGAAGACGGCGGGCGGCATCGTCCTTCTCGTCGCGGCGGCGGCGATGCTGTTCTTCCGGCGCATCGATCTGGCGATGCTGGCCGGCGGCTTCGGCCTGACGCTGCTGGGCCTGCGGCGCGCCCGCGGGTTCCGGCCGGCAGGCGAGGGCCAGAACGGCGAAAGCGGAGCGACCTCGACGGTGCGCTCCGCTTTCCTGGAGATGCGTCTCGACCATGACAGCGGTGCCATGGCGGGCGAGGTTCTGGTCGGTCGCTTCGAGGGGCGAACCCTCGACAGCCTGTCGCGCGAGGAGCTTTCGGCTCTTTATGGCGAGCTGTCCGGGGATCCGGACAGCCGCGCCCTATTTGAGGCTTATCTCGACCGCCGGGAGCCCGGTTGGCGTGTAGACTTCGAGGCGGATGCCGCAGCGGGGCATGGAAGCCCGCCGGGCACGGGCGCCATGACCGAGCAGGAGGCCTACGAGGTTCTGGGGCTTTCTCCCGGCGCCGGCGAGGCGGAAATCCGGGCGGCGCACCGCCGCCTTATGAAACGCGTCCATCCCGACCAGGGAGGGAGCGGATTTCTCGCCGCCAAACTCAACGAGGCGAAGGACCTGCTTCTCGATCGTCATTGA
- a CDS encoding VWA domain-containing protein — translation MVDDDRRMEKTRSRAPAGTSGGKAPAPSARSEISAFIGAAQATRDVATAGRLVIALDATMSRQPTWDRACTIQGEMFAAAGKVGRLAMQLVYFRGFGECAASKWVGDGEALARLMTRIDCRGGQTQIRKVLRHTIDETRRRKVQALVYIGDCVEEDVDALCARAGELGLLGVPAFIFQDGADAHAETAFREIARLTRGAHFRLDGSSARELAELLKAAAVYAAAGREGLERLTRGGDGGAKRLLQHLG, via the coding sequence ATGGTGGACGACGACCGCAGGATGGAGAAGACGCGCAGCCGCGCCCCGGCCGGGACCAGCGGGGGCAAGGCGCCTGCGCCCTCCGCCAGAAGCGAGATTTCCGCCTTCATCGGCGCGGCCCAGGCGACCCGCGATGTCGCGACGGCCGGGCGTCTGGTGATCGCGCTCGACGCGACGATGAGCCGCCAGCCGACCTGGGACCGGGCCTGCACGATCCAGGGCGAGATGTTTGCCGCCGCCGGCAAGGTCGGCCGGCTTGCCATGCAGCTCGTCTATTTCCGCGGCTTCGGCGAGTGCGCCGCCTCCAAATGGGTGGGCGACGGCGAGGCGCTCGCCCGGCTGATGACCCGCATCGACTGCCGCGGCGGCCAGACCCAGATCCGCAAGGTGCTCCGCCACACCATCGACGAGACCCGCCGGCGCAAGGTGCAGGCGCTCGTCTATATCGGCGACTGCGTGGAGGAGGATGTCGACGCGCTGTGCGCAAGGGCCGGGGAACTCGGCCTGCTCGGCGTGCCGGCCTTCATCTTCCAGGACGGGGCGGACGCCCATGCCGAGACCGCCTTTCGCGAGATCGCCCGGCTGACGCGAGGCGCGCATTTCCGCCTCGACGGCTCTTCGGCGCGCGAGCTTGCCGAGCTGCTCAAGGCGGCGGCGGTCTATGCGGCGGCCGGGCGCGAGGGGCTGGAGCGGCTGACGCGCGGGGGCGATGGCGGGGCGAAGCGGCTGCTGCAGCATCTTGGCTGA
- the panC gene encoding pantoate--beta-alanine ligase, whose product MTRPRVHETVADLRQHIAAARAAGHRIALVPTMGALHEGHLSLVRAAREQAGHVIVSIFVNPAQFAPTEDFDAYPRDNEADIRMLEDLSVEGVFLPSVAEMYPHGFATGITVGGPSAGLESITRPHFFNGMAIVVAKLLLAALPDIAVFGEKDYQQLAVVRRFVADLGIPTDILGAPTVREADGLAMSSRNRYLDADARRTAALIPQVLRQAIARIEAGEPVATVLADGTAQLAKGGFSVDYLELCDAVTLAPVGPDSTNARLLVAAKLGKTRLIDNMAVARPTAGWA is encoded by the coding sequence ATGACCAGGCCGAGGGTTCACGAGACCGTTGCAGACCTGCGCCAGCACATCGCCGCCGCACGCGCTGCCGGACACCGCATCGCCTTGGTGCCGACCATGGGCGCCCTGCACGAGGGCCACCTGTCGCTGGTGCGCGCAGCCCGCGAACAGGCCGGCCACGTCATCGTCTCGATCTTCGTCAATCCCGCCCAGTTCGCCCCGACCGAGGATTTCGACGCCTATCCCCGCGACAACGAAGCCGACATCCGCATGCTGGAGGACCTGTCGGTCGAGGGCGTGTTCCTGCCCTCGGTCGCCGAGATGTACCCGCATGGCTTTGCCACCGGCATCACCGTCGGCGGCCCGTCGGCAGGGTTGGAGAGCATCACCCGCCCGCATTTCTTCAACGGCATGGCCATCGTCGTTGCCAAGCTGCTGCTCGCCGCCCTGCCCGATATCGCCGTGTTCGGCGAGAAGGACTACCAGCAGCTTGCCGTCGTGCGCCGCTTCGTCGCCGATCTCGGCATCCCGACGGATATCCTCGGCGCCCCGACCGTGCGCGAGGCGGACGGCCTCGCCATGTCCTCGCGCAACCGCTATCTCGACGCCGATGCCCGCCGGACGGCCGCGCTGATCCCGCAGGTGTTGAGGCAGGCGATCGCCCGCATCGAGGCCGGCGAGCCGGTGGCGACGGTGCTGGCGGACGGCACTGCGCAGCTCGCCAAGGGAGGCTTTTCGGTCGACTATCTGGAACTGTGCGATGCCGTAACGCTGGCGCCGGTCGGACCGGACAGCACGAATGCCCGCCTGCTGGTCGCGGCAAAGCTGGGCAAGACGCGGCTGATCGACAACATGGCGGTCGCGCGTCCGACCGCCGGGTGGGCCTGA
- a CDS encoding DUF1489 family protein: protein MPLHLLKLCVGVDAIEDLQAWIDFRLEEKRARGEAAEQYHTTRMIPTRREELLDGGSLYWVIKGTIQARQHLVDIRPFTDAAGVKRCQLVLEPVLHPTRPQPRRPFQGWRYLTPDDAPPDIRKLSGGGDIPETMRRELAELCLI, encoded by the coding sequence ATGCCGCTTCATCTTCTCAAACTCTGCGTCGGCGTCGACGCCATCGAGGATCTCCAGGCCTGGATCGATTTCCGCCTGGAGGAGAAGCGTGCGCGCGGCGAGGCGGCCGAGCAATATCACACCACCAGGATGATCCCGACCCGGCGCGAGGAGCTGCTGGACGGCGGCTCGCTCTACTGGGTGATCAAGGGCACGATCCAGGCGCGCCAGCACCTCGTCGACATCCGCCCCTTCACCGATGCGGCCGGCGTCAAGCGCTGCCAATTGGTGCTGGAGCCGGTGCTGCACCCGACGCGGCCGCAGCCGCGCCGTCCGTTCCAGGGCTGGCGCTATCTCACGCCGGACGATGCGCCGCCCGATATTCGCAAGCTGTCCGGCGGCGGCGACATCCCCGAGACGATGCGCCGGGAACTCGCCGAACTCTGCCTGATCTGA
- a CDS encoding NAD-dependent epimerase/dehydratase family protein yields the protein MAVLARAPGRPISLRMNIFLTGGSGTIGRAVLTRLIERGHKVTALARSQASAALLQDAGAQPLRGDIGDTATWCATALAGDALIHLANSFDSDAKAAEEALATILERTLPGRGSPFRFVYTGGIWLYPDAPPAPLRESVPFSPIPAFDHVAETIGRLERIDALSLAVVHPALVCAPGAGPLEAMAEAARTGQPFVTRAGSGTLWPLVEAGDLADLYVRAVESQEQLAVFGCGVEAVAVGPLAALVGRRLGTTLSLEREPAPTDLPPDLDISAGYALSQRVSGETARQRLGWQPRFTDAESLVRALISASD from the coding sequence ATGGCAGTGCTTGCACGCGCGCCCGGCCGGCCTATCTCCTTGCGCATGAACATCTTTCTCACCGGCGGATCGGGCACGATCGGACGCGCCGTTCTCACCAGACTGATCGAACGCGGACACAAGGTCACGGCGCTGGCCCGTTCGCAGGCGAGCGCCGCGCTCCTGCAGGACGCCGGGGCGCAGCCGCTGCGGGGCGACATCGGCGACACCGCCACCTGGTGCGCGACCGCTCTGGCGGGCGATGCCCTCATCCACCTTGCCAACAGTTTCGACAGCGACGCAAAGGCGGCCGAAGAGGCCCTTGCGACGATCCTGGAGCGAACCCTGCCGGGACGCGGCTCTCCCTTCCGCTTCGTCTATACCGGCGGCATCTGGCTCTATCCGGATGCCCCACCGGCTCCGCTGCGCGAGAGCGTGCCCTTCTCGCCGATCCCCGCCTTCGACCATGTCGCCGAGACGATAGGCAGGCTGGAACGGATCGACGCCCTGTCGCTCGCGGTTGTACATCCCGCCCTCGTCTGCGCGCCCGGTGCCGGGCCGCTGGAGGCGATGGCCGAGGCGGCGAGGACTGGCCAGCCTTTTGTCACCCGCGCCGGATCCGGCACGTTGTGGCCATTGGTCGAGGCCGGCGACCTGGCCGACCTTTATGTGCGGGCCGTGGAATCGCAGGAGCAGTTGGCCGTCTTCGGTTGCGGGGTCGAGGCCGTTGCCGTCGGCCCCCTTGCCGCTCTCGTCGGCCGGCGCCTGGGCACGACGCTGTCGCTGGAGCGGGAGCCGGCGCCCACCGACTTGCCGCCGGACCTCGACATCTCCGCCGGCTATGCCCTGTCGCAACGGGTTTCGGGCGAAACGGCCAGGCAGCGGCTCGGTTGGCAGCCACGCTTCACCGACGCCGAAAGCCTCGTCCGCGCGCTTATCTCCGCATCGGACTGA
- a CDS encoding biotin carboxylase N-terminal domain-containing protein, with protein sequence MLDSVLIANRGEIACRIIKTARRLGLRTIAVYSEADRDALHVRMADEAVAIGPSPSSESYLVGERILEAARATGAASIHPGYGFLSENAAFAEACAAAGIVFVGPSASAIRAMGLKDGAKSLMEKAGVPVVPGYHGERQEAEFLKQKAYEIGYPVLIKAVAGGGGKGMRRVDKAIEFEAALASAQREAKSAFGDARVLIEKFVLNPRHIEIQVFGDGKGNAVHLFERDCSAQRRHQKVLEEAPAPGMTLETRAAMGAAAVAAAKAVNYAGAGTIEFIADGSGTLRPDGFWFMEMNTRLQVEHPVTEMITGQDLVEWQFRVASGEGLPLSQDEIAISGHAVEVRLYAEDPDTGFLPSTGRLDLLELPDCEGVRIDTGVETGAEISAFYDPMIAKLIAYGPDRQTALDRLAAQFERSLIAGPKNNLAFLAALVAHEDVRRGGFDTGLIDRDLARLTAGEVGEETIAAAVAALVLPEAAAETSGWQDPFAATNAFELTGRRQTGVRVEVDGEPREVAIEWQGGTASVAGGAASGACRVVRSDRGTYAVEAGRAVRVALVDHLARVAEDAEGASAVKAPMHGKVIAVDVAPGDRVEKGARLAVVEAMKMEHAITAPRDGTVETVFVTEGAQVDQGAPVVALADED encoded by the coding sequence ATGCTGGACTCGGTGCTGATTGCCAATCGCGGGGAAATCGCCTGCCGCATCATCAAGACCGCGCGCCGTCTCGGCCTGCGCACCATCGCCGTCTATTCCGAGGCCGACCGCGACGCGCTGCATGTGCGCATGGCGGACGAGGCGGTCGCCATCGGTCCCTCGCCGAGCTCGGAGAGCTATCTGGTCGGAGAGCGCATCCTTGAGGCGGCCAGGGCGACCGGCGCGGCCTCGATCCATCCCGGCTACGGCTTCCTGTCGGAAAATGCCGCCTTTGCAGAGGCTTGCGCGGCGGCCGGCATCGTCTTCGTCGGTCCTTCGGCCTCTGCCATCCGCGCCATGGGGCTCAAGGATGGCGCAAAGTCCCTGATGGAGAAGGCCGGCGTGCCGGTGGTGCCGGGCTATCACGGCGAGCGGCAGGAAGCCGAGTTCCTCAAGCAGAAGGCCTATGAGATCGGCTATCCGGTCCTGATCAAGGCGGTTGCCGGCGGCGGCGGCAAGGGCATGCGCCGCGTGGACAAGGCGATCGAGTTCGAGGCGGCGCTCGCCTCGGCGCAGCGCGAGGCGAAGTCCGCCTTCGGCGATGCCCGCGTGCTGATCGAGAAATTTGTCCTCAACCCGCGCCATATCGAGATCCAGGTCTTCGGCGACGGCAAGGGCAATGCCGTGCACCTGTTCGAGCGCGACTGCTCGGCACAGCGCCGACACCAGAAGGTGCTGGAGGAGGCGCCGGCTCCCGGCATGACGCTGGAGACGCGCGCTGCCATGGGCGCGGCCGCCGTCGCGGCGGCCAAGGCCGTCAACTATGCGGGCGCCGGCACCATCGAGTTCATCGCCGATGGCTCGGGGACCCTGCGTCCGGACGGATTCTGGTTCATGGAAATGAACACCCGGCTGCAGGTCGAGCACCCGGTGACGGAGATGATCACCGGCCAGGACCTGGTCGAGTGGCAGTTCCGCGTCGCCTCCGGCGAAGGCCTGCCGCTGTCGCAGGACGAGATCGCCATCAGCGGCCATGCGGTCGAGGTGCGGCTCTACGCGGAGGACCCGGACACGGGATTTCTTCCCTCGACCGGCCGGCTCGATCTGCTGGAACTGCCTGACTGCGAAGGCGTTCGCATCGATACCGGCGTCGAGACGGGGGCGGAAATCTCCGCCTTCTACGACCCGATGATCGCCAAGCTGATCGCCTACGGACCCGACCGGCAGACGGCGCTCGACCGGCTGGCCGCGCAGTTCGAACGCTCGCTGATCGCCGGCCCGAAGAACAATCTCGCCTTCCTGGCCGCGCTGGTGGCGCATGAGGATGTGCGCCGGGGCGGCTTCGATACCGGGCTCATCGACCGCGACCTTGCCCGGCTGACGGCCGGCGAGGTGGGCGAGGAGACCATCGCCGCGGCCGTCGCCGCGCTGGTGCTGCCGGAAGCCGCGGCCGAGACCTCCGGCTGGCAGGACCCCTTCGCGGCAACAAATGCGTTCGAGCTCACCGGCCGCCGGCAGACCGGCGTTCGCGTCGAGGTGGATGGCGAGCCGCGCGAGGTCGCCATCGAGTGGCAGGGCGGTACCGCTTCCGTCGCCGGCGGGGCAGCTTCCGGCGCGTGCCGCGTGGTGCGCAGCGACCGCGGCACCTACGCGGTTGAGGCGGGGCGTGCCGTGCGCGTGGCCCTCGTCGATCATCTCGCCCGTGTCGCAGAGGACGCGGAAGGCGCATCCGCCGTCAAGGCGCCGATGCACGGCAAGGTGATCGCTGTCGATGTGGCGCCCGGCGACCGGGTGGAAAAGGGCGCGCGGCTGGCCGTGGTCGAGGCGATGAAGATGGAACACGCCATCACCGCGCCGCGCGACGGCACCGTCGAGACGGTCTTCGTCACGGAAGGCGCGCAGGTCGACCAGGGCGCGCCGGTGGTGGCGCTCGCGGACGAGGACTGA
- a CDS encoding carboxyl transferase domain-containing protein — protein MAILRSNSTTHGPEVEANRAAWAGLRADLLDKRRTAALGGPERARQRHLSRGKLLPRERVARLLDPGSPFLEIGALAAHGLYDDAIHGAGLITGIGRVSGRDCMIVCNDATIKGGTYYPMTVRKHLRAQEIAMENRLPCIYLVDSGGANLPNQTEVFPDRDHFGRIFFNQANMSSMGIPQIAVVMGSCTAGGAYVPAMSDETIIVRQQGTIFLAGPPLVKAATGEEVSAEDLGGAEVHTRVSGVADHYAVDDDQALAQARRIVANLNSTKAPDLALAPVRAPAVDPRDLDAVVPVDLKKQYDIREVIARIVDGSELDEFKANYGTTLVTGFARIHGIPVGIIANNGILFSESAVKGAHFVELCCQRRIPLLFLQNITGFMVGREYEAGGIAKDGAKLVTAVACAKVPKVTVIVGGSYGAGNYGMCGRAYAPRYLFMWPNARISVMGGEQAASVLATVRRDNIEADGGSWSPEEEAAFKAPIREKYEAEGHPYYATARMWDDGIILPEETRTVLGLAFSSTLNAPVPETRFGVFRM, from the coding sequence GTGGCGATCCTGCGCAGCAATTCCACGACCCACGGGCCGGAGGTGGAGGCCAACCGCGCCGCCTGGGCCGGACTTCGCGCCGACCTTCTCGACAAGCGCCGCACGGCCGCGCTCGGCGGTCCCGAGCGGGCGCGCCAGCGGCATCTGTCGCGCGGAAAGCTGCTTCCGCGCGAGCGCGTCGCCCGTCTGCTCGATCCCGGCAGCCCCTTCCTGGAAATCGGCGCGCTCGCCGCCCACGGACTCTATGACGATGCCATTCACGGGGCGGGGCTCATCACCGGCATCGGCCGGGTATCGGGCCGCGACTGCATGATCGTGTGCAACGACGCCACCATCAAGGGCGGCACCTACTATCCGATGACCGTGCGCAAGCATCTGCGGGCCCAGGAAATCGCGATGGAGAACCGGCTGCCGTGCATCTATCTGGTCGATTCCGGCGGCGCCAACCTGCCCAACCAGACCGAGGTCTTTCCCGACCGCGACCATTTCGGCCGGATCTTCTTCAACCAGGCCAACATGTCGTCCATGGGCATCCCGCAGATCGCGGTGGTCATGGGCTCGTGCACTGCAGGCGGTGCCTATGTGCCTGCAATGTCTGATGAAACCATCATCGTGCGGCAGCAGGGGACGATCTTCCTGGCCGGCCCGCCGCTCGTCAAGGCGGCGACCGGCGAGGAGGTTTCGGCCGAGGACCTGGGCGGTGCCGAGGTGCATACCCGCGTCTCCGGCGTTGCCGACCACTACGCGGTCGACGACGATCAGGCGCTGGCCCAGGCGCGCCGCATCGTCGCCAATCTCAACAGCACCAAGGCGCCGGACCTGGCACTTGCTCCGGTGCGCGCACCGGCGGTCGATCCGCGCGATCTCGACGCGGTCGTGCCGGTGGACCTCAAGAAGCAGTACGATATCCGCGAGGTCATCGCCCGCATCGTCGACGGCTCGGAGCTCGACGAGTTCAAGGCGAATTACGGCACCACGCTGGTGACCGGCTTTGCCCGCATCCACGGTATTCCAGTCGGCATCATCGCCAACAACGGCATCCTGTTTTCGGAATCGGCCGTGAAGGGCGCGCATTTCGTCGAGCTGTGCTGCCAGCGCCGCATTCCGCTGCTGTTCCTGCAGAATATTACAGGCTTCATGGTGGGGCGTGAATATGAAGCGGGCGGGATTGCCAAGGACGGGGCGAAGCTGGTCACGGCCGTTGCCTGCGCCAAGGTGCCCAAGGTCACTGTAATCGTTGGCGGTTCCTATGGCGCGGGCAACTACGGCATGTGCGGGCGCGCCTACGCTCCGCGCTACCTGTTCATGTGGCCGAACGCGAGGATATCCGTGATGGGCGGCGAGCAGGCGGCCAGCGTTCTGGCCACCGTCCGGCGCGACAATATCGAGGCCGACGGCGGCAGCTGGAGCCCGGAGGAGGAGGCGGCCTTCAAGGCGCCGATCCGCGAGAAATACGAGGCGGAGGGCCATCCCTACTACGCCACGGCGCGCATGTGGGACGACGGCATCATCCTGCCGGAGGAGACCCGCACGGTGCTGGGCCTTGCCTTCTCGTCCACGCTCAACGCGCCGGTGCCGGAGACCCGCTTCGGCGTCTTCCGCATGTAA
- a CDS encoding glutathione S-transferase family protein, producing MRLVIGNKTYSSWSLRAWAAAKLSGLAFEEVLVPLDTPEFANRVREVSPAARVPVLVDGDLAVWDSLAIIEYLAELAPAGRLWPQDRAARARARSICAEFHSGFPDLRGHYPMNLRRRPSPHPRSPDAARDIARVCEIWRECRAAHAGEGDFLFGAFSAADCFFAPVVSRFLTYLLPMGEVERAYAEAVMAHPILVEWREGAANETWVVDADEVD from the coding sequence ATGAGACTGGTGATCGGCAACAAGACCTACTCCTCCTGGTCGCTGCGGGCCTGGGCGGCGGCGAAGCTTTCCGGGCTCGCCTTCGAGGAGGTGCTGGTGCCGCTGGACACGCCGGAATTCGCCAATCGGGTCAGGGAAGTCTCTCCGGCGGCGCGGGTGCCGGTGCTGGTCGACGGCGACCTTGCCGTATGGGATTCGCTGGCGATCATCGAGTATCTGGCGGAACTTGCCCCCGCCGGCCGGCTGTGGCCGCAGGACCGGGCGGCGCGGGCGCGGGCGCGCTCGATCTGCGCCGAATTCCATTCCGGTTTTCCGGACCTTCGCGGGCATTACCCGATGAACCTGCGGCGCAGGCCTTCGCCGCATCCGCGCTCGCCGGACGCTGCGCGCGACATCGCGCGGGTTTGCGAGATCTGGCGGGAGTGCCGCGCCGCCCATGCCGGCGAGGGGGATTTCCTGTTCGGCGCCTTTTCTGCCGCCGACTGCTTCTTCGCGCCCGTCGTCAGCCGCTTTCTCACCTACCTTCTGCCGATGGGCGAGGTCGAGCGCGCCTATGCCGAGGCGGTCATGGCCCACCCCATCCTTGTGGAGTGGCGGGAGGGCGCGGCGAACGAAACCTGGGTCGTAGATGCGGACGAGGTTGATTGA
- a CDS encoding rhodanese-like domain-containing protein: MAGQITKGYKALLEEANAAVETLEVGEAVVLHGDPGVVFVDIRDIRELEREGRVPGAVHAPRGMLEFWIDPESPYFKPVFGEEKRFVFFCAAGWRSALATHAVQQMGLAPVAHVAGGFSAWREAGGPVDLPGSAPKKA; the protein is encoded by the coding sequence ATGGCGGGACAGATCACCAAGGGATACAAGGCCTTGCTCGAGGAGGCCAATGCCGCCGTCGAAACGCTGGAGGTCGGTGAGGCCGTGGTGCTGCATGGCGATCCCGGTGTCGTCTTCGTGGATATCCGCGACATCCGCGAATTGGAGCGCGAGGGCCGTGTCCCCGGTGCCGTGCATGCGCCGCGCGGCATGCTGGAGTTCTGGATCGACCCGGAAAGCCCGTATTTCAAGCCGGTCTTCGGCGAGGAAAAGCGGTTCGTCTTCTTCTGCGCCGCCGGCTGGCGTTCGGCGCTGGCGACCCATGCCGTGCAGCAGATGGGCCTTGCCCCGGTCGCGCATGTCGCCGGCGGCTTTTCTGCCTGGCGGGAGGCCGGCGGACCCGTCGACCTGCCCGGAAGTGCGCCGAAAAAGGCTTGA
- a CDS encoding methyl-accepting chemotaxis protein encodes MFYSGKTAFIEAIGRSQALIEFKPDGTIIDANENFLKAVGYALEEIRGKHHRMFVRPSERDSAEYRAFWTQLARGEKYAGEFRRIGKDGRDIWLQATYTPVFDRAGRTVKVVKIASDISDAKRHNLEVAGEIEAIRRSQAVISFAMDGTILDANDNFLQAMGYRLDEIVGKNHRMFVSEEYARSPEYRGFWEELRAGRYQADEFLRFGKGGKEVWIQASYNPILDEDGKPVKVVKFATDRTAQVQLRRRREAVQKQIDGDLDSVVAAITLASAQATDASASSLQASGNVQAVASATEELVASIGEINRQVDQAMHVAGRAVEEARNSSAVMTGLAANARKIGEVLELIDTIASQTNLLALNATIEAARAGEAGKGFAVVAGEVKNLAAQTSKATEDINARIVSVQESSSQAEGSIHAIMKIIQEISDISASVAAAIEEQSAVTRDISGNMQQAHAGVVAISGNMQSLSAETERVEQATVKVREASRSIA; translated from the coding sequence ATGTTTTACAGCGGGAAGACGGCGTTCATCGAGGCGATCGGCAGGTCGCAGGCGCTGATCGAATTCAAGCCGGACGGCACGATCATCGATGCGAACGAGAATTTCCTGAAGGCGGTCGGCTATGCGCTGGAGGAAATCCGCGGCAAGCATCATCGCATGTTCGTGCGGCCGAGCGAGCGCGACAGTGCCGAGTATCGTGCGTTCTGGACACAGCTCGCGCGCGGCGAGAAATACGCCGGCGAGTTCCGCCGCATCGGCAAGGACGGACGGGATATCTGGCTGCAGGCGACCTATACGCCGGTCTTCGACCGGGCAGGGCGCACGGTGAAGGTGGTCAAGATCGCCTCGGACATCAGCGATGCAAAGCGGCACAACCTGGAAGTGGCCGGCGAGATCGAGGCGATCCGCCGCTCGCAGGCGGTGATCAGCTTCGCCATGGACGGCACGATCCTGGACGCCAACGACAACTTCCTGCAGGCCATGGGCTATCGCCTCGATGAGATCGTCGGCAAGAACCACCGCATGTTCGTCAGCGAGGAGTACGCTCGCAGCCCGGAGTATCGCGGGTTCTGGGAGGAGCTGCGCGCCGGCCGCTACCAGGCGGACGAGTTTCTCCGCTTCGGCAAGGGCGGCAAGGAAGTCTGGATCCAGGCCAGCTACAACCCGATCCTCGATGAGGACGGCAAGCCGGTTAAGGTCGTCAAGTTCGCCACCGATCGCACGGCCCAGGTGCAGTTGCGCAGGCGCCGCGAAGCCGTCCAGAAGCAGATCGACGGCGATCTGGACTCCGTCGTTGCCGCGATTACCCTGGCGAGCGCCCAGGCGACCGACGCATCCGCCTCGTCCCTGCAGGCTTCGGGCAATGTGCAGGCGGTCGCCTCGGCGACCGAGGAACTCGTCGCCTCCATCGGCGAGATCAACCGGCAGGTCGACCAGGCCATGCATGTGGCCGGACGCGCCGTCGAGGAGGCGCGCAATTCCTCTGCCGTCATGACCGGGCTTGCCGCCAACGCCCGCAAGATCGGCGAGGTGCTGGAACTGATCGACACCATTGCCTCGCAGACCAATCTCCTGGCGCTCAACGCCACCATCGAGGCCGCGCGTGCTGGCGAGGCCGGCAAGGGCTTTGCCGTGGTGGCCGGCGAGGTCAAGAACCTTGCGGCCCAGACCTCGAAGGCGACCGAAGACATCAACGCACGCATCGTCTCCGTGCAGGAGTCCTCGTCCCAGGCGGAAGGCTCCATCCATGCGATCATGAAGATCATCCAGGAGATCAGCGACATCTCGGCAAGCGTCGCGGCGGCGATCGAGGAGCAGTCCGCCGTGACCCGCGATATTTCCGGCAATATGCAGCAGGCCCATGCAGGCGTCGTCGCGATCAGCGGCAACATGCAGTCGCTTTCGGCGGAGACCGAGCGGGTCGAGCAGGCGACGGTGAAGGTGCGCGAGGCCTCCCGCTCCATCGCGTGA
- a CDS encoding DUF599 domain-containing protein, whose amino-acid sequence MIDLAGTDLAALAWFIAAWLCFNVVVELSPLKTRTLSHQMNMHRRGWMEMMSRRPVRIMDVGIAAGLQQGTGFFASTSLLAIGGCFALLTSTDSILKMMSDLGLKGGGNPALWELKVIGLTLIYAYAFFKFGWAYRLFNYATILMGAMPEENAPELHRRVFAEKAAGIMVLAGTHFNRGQRAFFFSVGYLGWFADPRLFMATTLFVVCVLARRQFASRARALAESLHKLPSAPIEPDGGMKTATGSSNPFTR is encoded by the coding sequence ATGATCGATCTGGCCGGAACGGATCTGGCGGCGCTGGCCTGGTTCATCGCCGCCTGGCTGTGCTTCAACGTGGTGGTCGAGCTGTCGCCGCTGAAGACGCGCACCCTCTCCCACCAGATGAACATGCATCGCCGCGGCTGGATGGAGATGATGAGCCGCCGGCCGGTGCGGATCATGGATGTGGGGATCGCCGCCGGCCTGCAGCAGGGCACCGGCTTCTTCGCCTCCACCTCGCTGCTGGCCATCGGCGGCTGTTTCGCCCTGCTCACCTCGACCGACTCGATCCTCAAGATGATGAGCGACCTCGGCCTGAAGGGCGGCGGCAACCCGGCGCTGTGGGAGCTGAAGGTGATCGGCCTGACGCTGATCTACGCTTATGCGTTCTTCAAGTTCGGCTGGGCCTACCGGCTGTTCAACTACGCCACGATCCTGATGGGCGCGATGCCGGAGGAGAACGCGCCCGAGCTGCATCGCCGTGTCTTTGCGGAGAAGGCGGCCGGGATCATGGTGCTCGCCGGAACCCACTTCAATCGCGGCCAGCGGGCGTTCTTCTTCTCGGTCGGCTATCTCGGCTGGTTCGCAGACCCGCGCCTGTTCATGGCGACCACGCTCTTCGTCGTCTGCGTGCTCGCCCGCCGTCAGTTCGCCTCGAGGGCGAGGGCGCTGGCCGAATCCTTGCACAAGCTGCCGTCGGCGCCGATCGAGCCGGACGGCGGCATGAAGACGGCGACCGGCTCCTCGAACCCCTTCACCCGGTAG